A part of Drosophila ananassae strain 14024-0371.13 chromosome 2R, ASM1763931v2, whole genome shotgun sequence genomic DNA contains:
- the LOC6507725 gene encoding WD repeat domain phosphoinositide-interacting protein 2 isoform X4, with product MMSLLGRPDVDAGEVFTNFNQNITSLAVATSGGYSLYSLGSVDSTLDKIYHTKSDELFLIERLFESSLVAIVSQRAPRKLKVCHFKKQSEICNYSYANTILAVKLNRERLIVCLEESLYIHNIQDMKVVHTIRDTPCNPQGLCALSSSSDHCYLAYPGSVTAGEVQIFDAIHLHAKTMIPAHDTPLAALAFSPSGTEIATASERGTVIRVFSSQDGSRLFELRRGLKRCVSIVSLSFSTCAEYLVSSSNTETVHIFRLDRTATETADNHAGKQTSDDWMGFLGRTVTSYLPTQVTDVFSQGRAFASVTLPEAGVRRMCAIATIQKQLRLLIASQDGYLYVYSIPAVEGAECQLIKRHDLRLEDHYAMDIKGLNSGVSIGGAAGVPPSGASGAGGSGGGGGDAKAAPAADKPGGSYASAVKGDEPAGPSSSSSA from the exons ATGATGTCCCTGCTAGGGCGCCCCGACGTGGATGCGGGGGAAGTGTTTACCAACTTTAACCAGAACATAAC TTCTCTTGCCGTGGCCACTAGTGGGGGCTACAGCCTGTACAGCCTGGGCTCCGTGGACTCGACGCTGGACAAAATCTACCACACCAAAAGCGATGAGCTGTTCCTCATCGAGCGGCTGTTCGAGAGCTCTCTGGTGGCCATCGTCTCCCAGCGGGCTCCCCGCAAACTGAAGGTATGCCACTTCAAGAAGCAAAGCGAAATCTGCAACTACTCCTACGCCAACACCATCTTGGCCGTGAAGCTCAATCGCGAAAGATTGATCGTCTGCCTGGAGGAGTCGCTATACATCCACAACATCCAGGACATGAAGGTGGTGCACACTATCCGGGACACGCCGTGCAATCCGCAAGGACTGTGCGCTCTGTCCTCCTCCTCGGACCACTGTTATCTGGCCTATCCGGGCAGTGTGACCGCCGGCGAGGTGCAGATCTTCGATGCCATCCACTTGCACGCTAAGACCATGATACCCGCCCACGACACTCCGCTGGCGGCATTGGCCTTCAGCCCCTCGGGCACTGAGATAGCCACGGCCAGTGAAAGGGGAACCGTGATTCGAGTTTTTAGTTCCCAGGACGGTAGCCGACTCTTTGAGTTGCGCCGTGGCCTGAAGCGGTGTGTGTCTATAGTTTCGCTGTCATTTAGCACGTGCGCCGAATACCTGGTGTCCAGTTCGAATACGGAGACGGTGCACATCTTCCGGCTGGATCGCACTGCCACGGAGACCGCCGACAACCACGCTGGCAAGCAGACGAGCGACGACTGGATGGG ATTCTTGGGCAGGACGGTCACCAGTTACCTGCCCACGCAGGTGACCGATGTGTTTAGCCAGGGAAGGGCGTTCGCCTCGGTCACTCTGCCGGAGGCGGGTGTCCGCCGGATGTGCGCCATCGCCACAATACAGAAGCAGCTCAG ATTGCTGATTGCCTCGCAGGACGGGTACTTGTACGTGTACTCCATTCCGGCAGTCGAGGGGGCAGAGTGCCAGTTGATTAAAAGGCACGACCTGCGGCTGGAGGACCACTACGCCATGGATATCAAAG GCCTAAACAGTGGCGTGAGCATCGGCGGAGCAGCCGGCGTTCCGCCGAGCGGTGCAAGCGGGGCTGGTGGCagtggtggcggtggcggcgatGCCAAGGCGGCGCCTGCAGCGGATAAACCCGGTGGATCATATGCGTCGGCCGTTAAGGGTGACGAGCCAGCCGGAccctcgtcctcctcctccgcttAA
- the LOC6507725 gene encoding WD repeat domain phosphoinositide-interacting protein 2 isoform X2 yields the protein MMSLLGRPDVDAGEVFTNFNQNITSLAVATSGGYSLYSLGSVDSTLDKIYHTKSDELFLIERLFESSLVAIVSQRAPRKLKVCHFKKQSEICNYSYANTILAVKLNRERLIVCLEESLYIHNIQDMKVVHTIRDTPCNPQGLCALSSSSDHCYLAYPGSVTAGEVQIFDAIHLHAKTMIPAHDTPLAALAFSPSGTEIATASERGTVIRVFSSQDGSRLFELRRGLKRCVSIVSLSFSTCAEYLVSSSNTETVHIFRLDRTATETADNHAGKQTSDDWMGFLGRTVTSYLPTQVTDVFSQGRAFASVTLPEAGVRRMCAIATIQKQLRLLIASQDGYLYVYSIPAVEGAECQLIKRHDLRLEDHYAMDIKVDSPQTLGLNSGVSIGGAAGVPPSGASGAGGSGGGGGDAKAAPAADKPGGSYASAVKGDEPAGPSSSSSA from the exons ATGATGTCCCTGCTAGGGCGCCCCGACGTGGATGCGGGGGAAGTGTTTACCAACTTTAACCAGAACATAAC TTCTCTTGCCGTGGCCACTAGTGGGGGCTACAGCCTGTACAGCCTGGGCTCCGTGGACTCGACGCTGGACAAAATCTACCACACCAAAAGCGATGAGCTGTTCCTCATCGAGCGGCTGTTCGAGAGCTCTCTGGTGGCCATCGTCTCCCAGCGGGCTCCCCGCAAACTGAAGGTATGCCACTTCAAGAAGCAAAGCGAAATCTGCAACTACTCCTACGCCAACACCATCTTGGCCGTGAAGCTCAATCGCGAAAGATTGATCGTCTGCCTGGAGGAGTCGCTATACATCCACAACATCCAGGACATGAAGGTGGTGCACACTATCCGGGACACGCCGTGCAATCCGCAAGGACTGTGCGCTCTGTCCTCCTCCTCGGACCACTGTTATCTGGCCTATCCGGGCAGTGTGACCGCCGGCGAGGTGCAGATCTTCGATGCCATCCACTTGCACGCTAAGACCATGATACCCGCCCACGACACTCCGCTGGCGGCATTGGCCTTCAGCCCCTCGGGCACTGAGATAGCCACGGCCAGTGAAAGGGGAACCGTGATTCGAGTTTTTAGTTCCCAGGACGGTAGCCGACTCTTTGAGTTGCGCCGTGGCCTGAAGCGGTGTGTGTCTATAGTTTCGCTGTCATTTAGCACGTGCGCCGAATACCTGGTGTCCAGTTCGAATACGGAGACGGTGCACATCTTCCGGCTGGATCGCACTGCCACGGAGACCGCCGACAACCACGCTGGCAAGCAGACGAGCGACGACTGGATGGG ATTCTTGGGCAGGACGGTCACCAGTTACCTGCCCACGCAGGTGACCGATGTGTTTAGCCAGGGAAGGGCGTTCGCCTCGGTCACTCTGCCGGAGGCGGGTGTCCGCCGGATGTGCGCCATCGCCACAATACAGAAGCAGCTCAG ATTGCTGATTGCCTCGCAGGACGGGTACTTGTACGTGTACTCCATTCCGGCAGTCGAGGGGGCAGAGTGCCAGTTGATTAAAAGGCACGACCTGCGGCTGGAGGACCACTACGCCATGGATATCAAAG TTGATTCACCTCAAACTCTAGGCCTAAACAGTGGCGTGAGCATCGGCGGAGCAGCCGGCGTTCCGCCGAGCGGTGCAAGCGGGGCTGGTGGCagtggtggcggtggcggcgatGCCAAGGCGGCGCCTGCAGCGGATAAACCCGGTGGATCATATGCGTCGGCCGTTAAGGGTGACGAGCCAGCCGGAccctcgtcctcctcctccgcttAA
- the LOC6507725 gene encoding WD repeat domain phosphoinositide-interacting protein 2 isoform X3 produces MMSLLGRPDVDAGEVFTNFNQNITSLAVATSGGYSLYSLGSVDSTLDKIYHTKSDELFLIERLFESSLVAIVSQRAPRKLKVCHFKKQSEICNYSYANTILAVKLNRERLIVCLEESLYIHNIQDMKVVHTIRDTPCNPQGLCALSSSSDHCYLAYPGSVTAGEVQIFDAIHLHAKTMIPAHDTPLAALAFSPSGTEIATASERGTVIRVFSSQDGSRLFELRRGLKRCVSIVSLSFSTCAEYLVSSSNTETVHIFRLDRTATETADNHAGKQTSDDWMGYSFFRFLGRTVTSYLPTQVTDVFSQGRAFASVTLPEAGVRRMCAIATIQKQLRLLIASQDGYLYVYSIPAVEGAECQLIKRHDLRLEDHYAMDIKGLNSGVSIGGAAGVPPSGASGAGGSGGGGGDAKAAPAADKPGGSYASAVKGDEPAGPSSSSSA; encoded by the exons ATGATGTCCCTGCTAGGGCGCCCCGACGTGGATGCGGGGGAAGTGTTTACCAACTTTAACCAGAACATAAC TTCTCTTGCCGTGGCCACTAGTGGGGGCTACAGCCTGTACAGCCTGGGCTCCGTGGACTCGACGCTGGACAAAATCTACCACACCAAAAGCGATGAGCTGTTCCTCATCGAGCGGCTGTTCGAGAGCTCTCTGGTGGCCATCGTCTCCCAGCGGGCTCCCCGCAAACTGAAGGTATGCCACTTCAAGAAGCAAAGCGAAATCTGCAACTACTCCTACGCCAACACCATCTTGGCCGTGAAGCTCAATCGCGAAAGATTGATCGTCTGCCTGGAGGAGTCGCTATACATCCACAACATCCAGGACATGAAGGTGGTGCACACTATCCGGGACACGCCGTGCAATCCGCAAGGACTGTGCGCTCTGTCCTCCTCCTCGGACCACTGTTATCTGGCCTATCCGGGCAGTGTGACCGCCGGCGAGGTGCAGATCTTCGATGCCATCCACTTGCACGCTAAGACCATGATACCCGCCCACGACACTCCGCTGGCGGCATTGGCCTTCAGCCCCTCGGGCACTGAGATAGCCACGGCCAGTGAAAGGGGAACCGTGATTCGAGTTTTTAGTTCCCAGGACGGTAGCCGACTCTTTGAGTTGCGCCGTGGCCTGAAGCGGTGTGTGTCTATAGTTTCGCTGTCATTTAGCACGTGCGCCGAATACCTGGTGTCCAGTTCGAATACGGAGACGGTGCACATCTTCCGGCTGGATCGCACTGCCACGGAGACCGCCGACAACCACGCTGGCAAGCAGACGAGCGACGACTGGATGGG TTACTCGTTTTTTAGATTCTTGGGCAGGACGGTCACCAGTTACCTGCCCACGCAGGTGACCGATGTGTTTAGCCAGGGAAGGGCGTTCGCCTCGGTCACTCTGCCGGAGGCGGGTGTCCGCCGGATGTGCGCCATCGCCACAATACAGAAGCAGCTCAG ATTGCTGATTGCCTCGCAGGACGGGTACTTGTACGTGTACTCCATTCCGGCAGTCGAGGGGGCAGAGTGCCAGTTGATTAAAAGGCACGACCTGCGGCTGGAGGACCACTACGCCATGGATATCAAAG GCCTAAACAGTGGCGTGAGCATCGGCGGAGCAGCCGGCGTTCCGCCGAGCGGTGCAAGCGGGGCTGGTGGCagtggtggcggtggcggcgatGCCAAGGCGGCGCCTGCAGCGGATAAACCCGGTGGATCATATGCGTCGGCCGTTAAGGGTGACGAGCCAGCCGGAccctcgtcctcctcctccgcttAA
- the LOC6507725 gene encoding WD repeat domain phosphoinositide-interacting protein 2 isoform X1, giving the protein MMSLLGRPDVDAGEVFTNFNQNITSLAVATSGGYSLYSLGSVDSTLDKIYHTKSDELFLIERLFESSLVAIVSQRAPRKLKVCHFKKQSEICNYSYANTILAVKLNRERLIVCLEESLYIHNIQDMKVVHTIRDTPCNPQGLCALSSSSDHCYLAYPGSVTAGEVQIFDAIHLHAKTMIPAHDTPLAALAFSPSGTEIATASERGTVIRVFSSQDGSRLFELRRGLKRCVSIVSLSFSTCAEYLVSSSNTETVHIFRLDRTATETADNHAGKQTSDDWMGYSFFRFLGRTVTSYLPTQVTDVFSQGRAFASVTLPEAGVRRMCAIATIQKQLRLLIASQDGYLYVYSIPAVEGAECQLIKRHDLRLEDHYAMDIKVDSPQTLGLNSGVSIGGAAGVPPSGASGAGGSGGGGGDAKAAPAADKPGGSYASAVKGDEPAGPSSSSSA; this is encoded by the exons ATGATGTCCCTGCTAGGGCGCCCCGACGTGGATGCGGGGGAAGTGTTTACCAACTTTAACCAGAACATAAC TTCTCTTGCCGTGGCCACTAGTGGGGGCTACAGCCTGTACAGCCTGGGCTCCGTGGACTCGACGCTGGACAAAATCTACCACACCAAAAGCGATGAGCTGTTCCTCATCGAGCGGCTGTTCGAGAGCTCTCTGGTGGCCATCGTCTCCCAGCGGGCTCCCCGCAAACTGAAGGTATGCCACTTCAAGAAGCAAAGCGAAATCTGCAACTACTCCTACGCCAACACCATCTTGGCCGTGAAGCTCAATCGCGAAAGATTGATCGTCTGCCTGGAGGAGTCGCTATACATCCACAACATCCAGGACATGAAGGTGGTGCACACTATCCGGGACACGCCGTGCAATCCGCAAGGACTGTGCGCTCTGTCCTCCTCCTCGGACCACTGTTATCTGGCCTATCCGGGCAGTGTGACCGCCGGCGAGGTGCAGATCTTCGATGCCATCCACTTGCACGCTAAGACCATGATACCCGCCCACGACACTCCGCTGGCGGCATTGGCCTTCAGCCCCTCGGGCACTGAGATAGCCACGGCCAGTGAAAGGGGAACCGTGATTCGAGTTTTTAGTTCCCAGGACGGTAGCCGACTCTTTGAGTTGCGCCGTGGCCTGAAGCGGTGTGTGTCTATAGTTTCGCTGTCATTTAGCACGTGCGCCGAATACCTGGTGTCCAGTTCGAATACGGAGACGGTGCACATCTTCCGGCTGGATCGCACTGCCACGGAGACCGCCGACAACCACGCTGGCAAGCAGACGAGCGACGACTGGATGGG TTACTCGTTTTTTAGATTCTTGGGCAGGACGGTCACCAGTTACCTGCCCACGCAGGTGACCGATGTGTTTAGCCAGGGAAGGGCGTTCGCCTCGGTCACTCTGCCGGAGGCGGGTGTCCGCCGGATGTGCGCCATCGCCACAATACAGAAGCAGCTCAG ATTGCTGATTGCCTCGCAGGACGGGTACTTGTACGTGTACTCCATTCCGGCAGTCGAGGGGGCAGAGTGCCAGTTGATTAAAAGGCACGACCTGCGGCTGGAGGACCACTACGCCATGGATATCAAAG TTGATTCACCTCAAACTCTAGGCCTAAACAGTGGCGTGAGCATCGGCGGAGCAGCCGGCGTTCCGCCGAGCGGTGCAAGCGGGGCTGGTGGCagtggtggcggtggcggcgatGCCAAGGCGGCGCCTGCAGCGGATAAACCCGGTGGATCATATGCGTCGGCCGTTAAGGGTGACGAGCCAGCCGGAccctcgtcctcctcctccgcttAA
- the LOC6507333 gene encoding steroid hormone receptor ERR2 isoform X1, with protein sequence MKFLEGEGQRSIMSDGVSILHIKQEVDTSSAGGGASCFSPGSKATTTTTQSGSNGMKSSPSVSPERQLCSSTTSLSCDLHNVSLSNDADSIKGGGTGSGTSGGGNGTNGGNASNAVGGAGSGSVRDEMRRLCLVCGDVASGFHYGVASCEACKAFFKRTIQGNIEYTCPANNECEINKRRRKACQACRFQKCLLMGMLKEGVRLDRVRGGRQKYRRNPVSNSYQTMQLLYQSNTTSLCDVKILEVLNAYEPDALSVQSPPPQQQVHTTSSGNDEASSNSGSIKLESNAGVVTLSGTCIFQNNNHNDPNEILSVLSDIYDKELVSVIGWAKQIPGFIDLPLNDQMKLLQVSWAEILTLQLTFRSLPFNGKLCFATDVWMDELLAKECGYTEFYYHCMQIAQRMERISPRREEYYLLKALLLANCDILLDDQSSLRAFRDTILNSLNDVVYLLRHSSAVSHQQQLLLLLPSLRQADDILRRFWRGIAREEAVTMKKLFLEMLEPLAR encoded by the exons ATGAAGTTCCTCGAAGGAGAAGG ACAACGGTCCATAATGTCCGACGGCGTGAGCATTTTGCACATCAAACAGGAGGTGGACACCTCCTCGGCGGGTGGAGGAGCCTCCTGCTTCAGTCCGGGCTCCAAAGCAACGACCACCACCACACAGAGCGGCAGCAATGGCATGAAGTCCTCGCCATCGGTCTCCCCGGAAAGGCAGCTTTGCAGCTCTACGACCTCCCTCTCCTGCGATCTCCACAACGTCTCGCTGAGCAACGACGCGGACAGCATAAAGGGCGGTGGGACAGGAAGCGGCACCAGCGGCGGTGGCAACGGAACCAATGGTGGCAATGCCAGTAACGCCGTCGGGGGCGCGGGATCAGGATCCGTACGGGATGAAATGCGGCGACTGTGTCTTGTGTGCGGCGATGTGGCGAGTGGATTCCACTACGGCGTGGCCAGTTGCGAGGCGTGCAAGGCATTCTTCAAGCGCACCATTCAAGGCAACATTGAATACACGTGTCCGGCTAACAACGAGTGCGAGATCAACAAGAGGCGACGCAAGGCCTGCCAGGCGTGTCGCTTCCAAAAGTGCCTTCTCATGGGAATGCTCAAG GAGGGCGTGCGGCTGGATAGAGTACGAGGTGGAAGGCAGAAATACCGGCGGAATCCCGTATCCAATTCGTACCAGACTATGCAGCTTCTATATCAGTCTAACACCACCTCGCTCTGCGACGTCAAGATTCTAGAGGTCCTCAATGCCTATGAGCCGGACGCGTTAAGCGTTCAGTCGCCTCCGCCCCAGCAGCAGGTTCACACGACATCCAGTGGAAACGATGAGGCCTCGTCCAACTCCGGTAGCATCAAACTTGAGTCCAATGCCGGTGTGGTCACTCTCAGTGGAACGTGCATTTTTcaaaacaacaaccacaacgaTCCCAATGAGATACTTAGTGTCCTGAGCGACATTTACGATAAGGAGCTGGTGAGCGTGATTGGATGGGCCAAGCAGATTCCCGGGTTTATAGACCTACCCCTGAACGACCAGATGAAGCTACTGCAGGTATCCTGGGCTGAGATTCTAACGCTGCAGCTAACCTTCCGATCCCTGCCCTTTAATGGCAAACTATGCTTCGCCACGGACGTTTGGATGGACGAGCTCTTGGCGAAGGAGTGTGGCTACACCGAGTTCTACTACCATTGCATGCAGATCGCACAACGAATGGAGCGCATTTCCCCCCGAAGAGAAGAATATTACTTACTGAAGGCCCTCCTGCTGGCCAATTGTGATATTCTGTTGGATGACCAGAGTTCACTGCGCGCCTTTCGCGATACGATTCTCAATTCATTGAACGATGTCGTCTATCTCCTGAGGCATTCGTCAGCGGTATCGCATCAGCAACAGCTACTTCTGTTGCTGCCGTCGCTGCGACAGGCGGACGACATATTGCGGCGGTTCTGGCGGGGAATAGCCCGCGAGGAGGCGGTCACCATGAAGAAACTGTTCCTCGAGATGCTCGAACCGCTGGCCAGGTGA
- the LOC6507333 gene encoding steroid hormone receptor ERR2 isoform X2, which yields MSDGVSILHIKQEVDTSSAGGGASCFSPGSKATTTTTQSGSNGMKSSPSVSPERQLCSSTTSLSCDLHNVSLSNDADSIKGGGTGSGTSGGGNGTNGGNASNAVGGAGSGSVRDEMRRLCLVCGDVASGFHYGVASCEACKAFFKRTIQGNIEYTCPANNECEINKRRRKACQACRFQKCLLMGMLKEGVRLDRVRGGRQKYRRNPVSNSYQTMQLLYQSNTTSLCDVKILEVLNAYEPDALSVQSPPPQQQVHTTSSGNDEASSNSGSIKLESNAGVVTLSGTCIFQNNNHNDPNEILSVLSDIYDKELVSVIGWAKQIPGFIDLPLNDQMKLLQVSWAEILTLQLTFRSLPFNGKLCFATDVWMDELLAKECGYTEFYYHCMQIAQRMERISPRREEYYLLKALLLANCDILLDDQSSLRAFRDTILNSLNDVVYLLRHSSAVSHQQQLLLLLPSLRQADDILRRFWRGIAREEAVTMKKLFLEMLEPLAR from the exons ATGTCCGACGGCGTGAGCATTTTGCACATCAAACAGGAGGTGGACACCTCCTCGGCGGGTGGAGGAGCCTCCTGCTTCAGTCCGGGCTCCAAAGCAACGACCACCACCACACAGAGCGGCAGCAATGGCATGAAGTCCTCGCCATCGGTCTCCCCGGAAAGGCAGCTTTGCAGCTCTACGACCTCCCTCTCCTGCGATCTCCACAACGTCTCGCTGAGCAACGACGCGGACAGCATAAAGGGCGGTGGGACAGGAAGCGGCACCAGCGGCGGTGGCAACGGAACCAATGGTGGCAATGCCAGTAACGCCGTCGGGGGCGCGGGATCAGGATCCGTACGGGATGAAATGCGGCGACTGTGTCTTGTGTGCGGCGATGTGGCGAGTGGATTCCACTACGGCGTGGCCAGTTGCGAGGCGTGCAAGGCATTCTTCAAGCGCACCATTCAAGGCAACATTGAATACACGTGTCCGGCTAACAACGAGTGCGAGATCAACAAGAGGCGACGCAAGGCCTGCCAGGCGTGTCGCTTCCAAAAGTGCCTTCTCATGGGAATGCTCAAG GAGGGCGTGCGGCTGGATAGAGTACGAGGTGGAAGGCAGAAATACCGGCGGAATCCCGTATCCAATTCGTACCAGACTATGCAGCTTCTATATCAGTCTAACACCACCTCGCTCTGCGACGTCAAGATTCTAGAGGTCCTCAATGCCTATGAGCCGGACGCGTTAAGCGTTCAGTCGCCTCCGCCCCAGCAGCAGGTTCACACGACATCCAGTGGAAACGATGAGGCCTCGTCCAACTCCGGTAGCATCAAACTTGAGTCCAATGCCGGTGTGGTCACTCTCAGTGGAACGTGCATTTTTcaaaacaacaaccacaacgaTCCCAATGAGATACTTAGTGTCCTGAGCGACATTTACGATAAGGAGCTGGTGAGCGTGATTGGATGGGCCAAGCAGATTCCCGGGTTTATAGACCTACCCCTGAACGACCAGATGAAGCTACTGCAGGTATCCTGGGCTGAGATTCTAACGCTGCAGCTAACCTTCCGATCCCTGCCCTTTAATGGCAAACTATGCTTCGCCACGGACGTTTGGATGGACGAGCTCTTGGCGAAGGAGTGTGGCTACACCGAGTTCTACTACCATTGCATGCAGATCGCACAACGAATGGAGCGCATTTCCCCCCGAAGAGAAGAATATTACTTACTGAAGGCCCTCCTGCTGGCCAATTGTGATATTCTGTTGGATGACCAGAGTTCACTGCGCGCCTTTCGCGATACGATTCTCAATTCATTGAACGATGTCGTCTATCTCCTGAGGCATTCGTCAGCGGTATCGCATCAGCAACAGCTACTTCTGTTGCTGCCGTCGCTGCGACAGGCGGACGACATATTGCGGCGGTTCTGGCGGGGAATAGCCCGCGAGGAGGCGGTCACCATGAAGAAACTGTTCCTCGAGATGCTCGAACCGCTGGCCAGGTGA
- the LOC6507724 gene encoding UDP-glucuronic acid decarboxylase 1, with protein MTATKKRLKIVAVVVLLLLLVVYLYRAVSVSAGISDVSPPEDAQARLPPTENSVQSSLQMAYEEQGFLIREQKAELQRTREHLAHLEEQIRSLQTSTPRKYPKVKYLNYKNRKRILITGGAGFVGSHLVDDLMVQGHEVIVVDNFFTGRKRNVEHWLGHENFELIHHDIVNPLFIEIDEIYHLASPASPPHYMYNPVKTIKTNTMGTINVLGLAKRVMAKVLIASTSEVYGDPTVHPQPETYWGHVNPIGPRACYDEGKRVSETLSYAYAKQEKVQVRVARIFNTYGPRMHMNDGRVVSNFILQALRNETITVYGNGKQTRSFQYVSDLVDGLIALMASNYTQPINLGNPVEQTIGEFAQIIKQLVGGPSVIRQTKAMEDDPQRRKPDITRARQHLHWEPKVPLETGLKRTISYFRNELARSDRFQESSNKYFESP; from the exons ATGACTGCCACCAAGAAGCGGCTGAAGATTGTGGCGGTCGTGGTGCTGTTGCTTCTTCTCGTGGTCTACCTGTACAGGGCGGTCAGTGTTTCGGCGGGCATTTCGGATGTGAGTCCCCCAGAAGATGCCCAAGCCCGATTGCCTCCGACAGAGAACTCGGTCCAGAGCAGCCTCCAGATGGCCTACGAGGAACAAGGTTTTTTGATCCGCGAACAGAAAGCCGAGTTGCAGCGGACCAGGGAGCACCTGGCTCACCTGGAGGAGCAGATCCGATCCTTGCAAACCAGCACTCCTCGAAAATACCCAAAAGTCAAATACCTTAACTACAAAAATCGAAAACGTATCCTCATTACGGGAGGAGCAGGATTTGTGGGCTCCCACCTAGTGGACGACCTGATGGTCCAGGGTCATGAAGTAATTGTGGTTGACAACTTCTTTACGGGCCGCAAACGAAATGTTGAGCATTGGCTGGGCCACGAGAACTTCGAGCTGATTCATCATGACATAGTGAACCCTCTATTTATCGAGATTGACGAAATATACCACCTGGCCTCGCCCGCTTCCCCGCCTCACTACATGTACAATCCGGTGAAGACCATCAAGACCAATACCATGGGCACAATCAATGTCCTTGGCTTGGCCAAGCGTGTGATGGCCAAGGTTCTCATAGCTAGCACCTCGGAGGTATATGGCGATCCCACCGTTCACCCGCAGCCGGAAACCTACTGGGGCCATGTGAATCCCATCGGACCTAGGGCGTGCTACGACGAGGGGAAGCGGGTTTCCGAAACACTGAGCTATGCGTACGCCAAGCAG GAAAAAGTGCAGGTGCGAGTGGCGCGCATCTTCAACACCTATGGACCCAGGATGCACATGAACGACGGACGCGTGGTGTCGAACTTTATACTGCAGGCTCTGAGGAACGAAACCATTACGGTCTATGGGAATGGGAAGCAAACACGTTCCTTTCAATACGTCTCTGACCTGGTGGACGGACTCATCGCCTTGATGGCTTCCAACTACACACAGCCGATCAACTTGGGCAATCCCGTGGAGCAGACGATTGGAGAGTTTGCCCAAATCATAAAGCAGTTGGTGGGTGGGCCCAGTGTGATCCGGCAAACGAAGGCCATGGAGGATGATCCACAGCGAAGAAAACCGGACATCACGCGTGCCCGCCAGCACCTTCACTGGGAGCCGAAGGTGCCATTAGAAACAGGACTCAAACGGACCATCTCCTACTTCCGGAATGAGCTGGCCCGCAGTGATCGCTTCCAGGAGAGCTCCAACAAGTACTTCGAGTCGCCTTAA